In a single window of the Massilia oculi genome:
- a CDS encoding ABC transporter permease → MLGRFLWPVAGFAIALLLWAWGAKGLEESTPIAAMFAPMETFEALRVMVLGPDIWVHVATSLKRVAVGLGFAILFGVPLGILVGMSKAFSQASTPLFQLLRMVSPLSWMPLAVMVLGVGDAPVYFLLAFAAVWPLMLSTAAGVAQLDPNWMLLARSLSATRWEVIWRLVLPGITAQILTGVRLAIGIIWIVLVPAEMLGVSAGLGYFILDTRDRLAYSELTAAIILIGLLGYALDYAARCVHARWLHSVPSDPLR, encoded by the coding sequence ATGCTGGGACGTTTCTTGTGGCCGGTCGCCGGCTTTGCGATCGCGCTGCTGCTGTGGGCCTGGGGCGCCAAGGGACTCGAAGAGAGCACGCCGATCGCGGCGATGTTCGCGCCGATGGAGACCTTCGAGGCCTTGCGCGTGATGGTGCTGGGGCCGGACATCTGGGTGCACGTGGCCACCAGCCTCAAGCGCGTGGCCGTGGGCCTGGGCTTCGCGATCCTGTTCGGCGTGCCGCTCGGGATCCTGGTGGGCATGTCGAAAGCCTTCAGCCAGGCCAGCACGCCGCTGTTCCAGCTGCTGCGCATGGTCTCGCCGCTGTCGTGGATGCCGCTGGCGGTGATGGTGCTGGGCGTCGGCGATGCGCCAGTCTACTTCCTGCTGGCCTTCGCCGCCGTGTGGCCGCTGATGCTCAGCACCGCCGCCGGCGTGGCCCAGCTCGACCCGAACTGGATGCTGCTGGCGCGCTCGCTGTCGGCCACCAGATGGGAAGTGATCTGGCGCCTGGTGCTGCCGGGGATCACGGCGCAAATCCTGACCGGCGTGCGCCTCGCGATCGGCATCATCTGGATCGTGCTGGTGCCGGCCGAGATGCTGGGCGTGTCCGCCGGCCTCGGTTACTTCATCCTCGACACGCGCGACCGCCTGGCGTATTCGGAACTGACGGCCGCCATCATCCTGATCGGCCTGCTCGGTTATGCGCTCGACTATGCGGCGCGCTGCGTGCACGCGCGCTGGCTGCACTCGGTGCCTTCCGATCCGCTGCGCTGA
- a CDS encoding Csu type fimbrial protein produces MMKMTTMNVRLLRALLAAALLWLLAIPGARADNCTVTMTDVDFGVVSPIANTDYTARGTLNVTCYWTLLLGQSPLLLPAANVCVNLGPGSGGGTGDPRYMTSGARRLGFNLYADPSYSAASLWGSNTSTIGAKPITGTMVGLLSLGGVTQSVTIYGRIPASSLSGVGTSGNTDTLYTAGFAGHGTLQYSFGAGKSCTAGATESFAFQARATVTNNCLISASNLTFGAGSPLSERRASAPLSVTCTANSSYQISMNGGLSGNPAARTMKNSLTGETVGYRISSTPDGAIWGDGTGGTVMYTGTGNGATQNVMMHGLVPRQRAPTPGNYRDTITVQLTF; encoded by the coding sequence ATGATGAAGATGACGACGATGAATGTCCGGCTGCTGCGGGCGTTGCTTGCGGCGGCGCTGCTGTGGCTGCTGGCCATTCCCGGCGCGCGCGCCGACAACTGCACCGTCACCATGACCGACGTCGACTTCGGTGTGGTCAGTCCGATCGCCAACACCGATTACACGGCGCGCGGCACCCTGAACGTGACCTGCTACTGGACCCTGCTGCTGGGCCAGTCGCCGCTGCTGCTGCCGGCCGCCAATGTCTGCGTCAACCTGGGCCCGGGCAGCGGCGGCGGCACCGGCGATCCGCGCTACATGACCAGCGGTGCGCGGCGCCTCGGCTTCAACCTGTATGCCGATCCTTCCTATTCGGCGGCATCGCTGTGGGGCAGCAATACCAGCACCATCGGCGCCAAGCCGATCACCGGCACCATGGTCGGCCTGCTGTCGCTGGGCGGGGTGACCCAGAGCGTCACGATTTATGGACGCATCCCCGCGTCCAGCCTGTCCGGAGTCGGTACCTCGGGCAATACCGACACCTTGTATACGGCCGGTTTCGCCGGCCACGGCACGCTGCAGTATTCGTTCGGGGCCGGCAAGTCGTGCACCGCCGGCGCCACCGAATCCTTCGCCTTCCAGGCGCGCGCCACCGTGACCAACAACTGCCTGATCAGCGCCAGCAACCTGACGTTCGGCGCGGGCAGCCCCTTGAGCGAGCGGCGCGCCAGCGCGCCGCTGAGCGTGACCTGCACCGCCAACAGCAGCTACCAGATTTCGATGAACGGCGGCCTGTCCGGCAATCCGGCGGCGCGCACCATGAAGAACAGCCTGACCGGCGAAACCGTGGGCTACCGGATCTCGTCGACGCCGGACGGCGCGATCTGGGGCGACGGCACCGGCGGCACCGTGATGTACACCGGCACCGGGAACGGCGCGACGCAGAACGTCATGATGCACGGCCTGGTGCCGCGCCAGCGCGCGCCGACGCCGGGCAATTACCGCGATACGATCACGGTGCAGCTGACGTTTTGA